From the genome of Campylobacter sp. MIT 99-7217, one region includes:
- a CDS encoding RecB-like helicase, translating into MSEFKPFLALEASAGSGKTFALSVRFIALMLKGARINEILALTFSNKAANEMKERIISTFLNLHKEEKSAELNELCKLLAKEKEEILSLRDQKKARFFRAELKISTFDSFFAKVLRAFSLNLGLMSDFAIRAEELEVKNAFIANLNEEELSNLAFYLERVDKSFFKDLEKMYQNIYDFELTKAVFPNLKQVNQCYLELKSYALNLSTNSNYQKNFQLDGIESSADLASLCEKPLISKFENDYFEKIKEDEHFMNKRALLIEAINSYAKELEAFKISQILRLLKHFEEVKIRTNKAQNILSFNDVAKNTLKLTQSESSELIYFRLDGAISHLLIDEFQDTNLVQYEILKPLIAELLSGEGTKKERSFFYVGDKKQSIYRFRSSKKELFDLLQSEFKSIELDKLDTNYRSHTLLVDFVNEVFMQKYPNYQPQKSLPSKKGGFVKIATIKEESKELKKELIFEAVFEELVFLKERGVNLNKLCILCWKNADADELVEFLKTHHFKAFTQSDINLANKASVALLLSYAKYCVFGDELYLEQCLSLLNPASLMQEYSLKRATKASDLEEFKKRLFIPAKLSLRLYENPASICLYLIKKLGLDLSDIALIQFLEYASKKENFLELLFEPCGEKILNEENLGISIMTLHKSKGLEFESVILLDSLSTRENSNKDNLLFEFDIEKGLELRIRDKFRSRTKESDFENFIEKSKKNDAEDKLNTLYVAMTRAKNNLIIIKNPPKHFSYFNSELYLNLDCQQRGEIIADEHEIKPQKELLDELEAFEKIPLQELSNKEQTRSKEIFFGEAFHFLMQHIDIKEGQNLNLIYEQMAKKYRHFLDEQALTSIFKRAKALLFNEDFQKLIKNKELFKEQSLSFEGQIKQLDLLCVGNKEVFVIDYKTGQSFEDEHIKQLSFYKRAITHILKKDTTRAFLFYCLEDEIKILEV; encoded by the coding sequence ATGAGCGAATTTAAACCATTTTTAGCCCTAGAAGCAAGTGCTGGCAGTGGAAAAACCTTTGCTCTAAGTGTCCGCTTTATCGCTCTTATGTTAAAGGGAGCAAGGATCAATGAAATTTTAGCCCTAACCTTTTCAAACAAGGCTGCAAACGAGATGAAAGAAAGGATAATCTCCACTTTTTTAAACTTACACAAAGAAGAAAAAAGTGCCGAGCTAAACGAACTTTGCAAGCTTTTAGCAAAAGAAAAAGAAGAGATCTTAAGCCTAAGAGATCAAAAAAAAGCTAGGTTTTTTAGAGCTGAGTTAAAAATTTCAACCTTTGATAGCTTTTTTGCTAAAGTGCTTAGAGCCTTTTCTTTAAATTTAGGGCTGATGAGTGATTTTGCTATTAGGGCTGAGGAGCTTGAGGTGAAAAATGCTTTTATTGCAAATTTAAATGAAGAAGAGCTTTCAAATTTAGCCTTTTATTTAGAAAGAGTGGATAAAAGCTTTTTTAAAGATTTGGAAAAAATGTATCAAAATATTTATGATTTTGAGCTTACAAAGGCTGTTTTTCCTAATTTAAAACAAGTCAATCAGTGCTATTTAGAGCTTAAAAGCTATGCTTTAAATTTAAGCACAAACTCAAATTATCAAAAGAATTTCCAGCTTGATGGTATTGAAAGCTCGGCTGATCTAGCTTCCTTGTGTGAAAAGCCCTTAATTTCTAAATTCGAAAATGACTATTTTGAAAAAATAAAAGAAGATGAGCATTTTATGAATAAAAGAGCCTTGCTCATAGAGGCTATAAATAGCTATGCTAAAGAGCTTGAAGCCTTTAAAATCTCTCAAATTCTAAGACTTTTAAAGCATTTTGAAGAGGTAAAAATAAGAACAAATAAAGCCCAAAACATTTTAAGCTTTAATGATGTAGCTAAAAATACCCTAAAGCTTACGCAAAGTGAGAGCAGTGAGCTGATTTATTTTAGGCTTGATGGAGCAATTTCTCATCTTTTAATCGATGAGTTTCAAGATACAAATCTTGTGCAGTATGAAATCTTAAAGCCCCTTATTGCCGAGCTTCTTTCAGGAGAAGGAACGAAAAAAGAAAGAAGCTTTTTTTATGTTGGGGACAAAAAGCAAAGCATTTACCGCTTTAGAAGCTCTAAAAAAGAGCTTTTTGATCTTTTGCAAAGTGAGTTTAAGAGCATTGAGCTTGATAAGCTTGATACAAATTACAGAAGCCATACTCTTTTGGTTGATTTTGTAAATGAAGTTTTTATGCAAAAATATCCAAATTATCAGCCTCAAAAATCCTTGCCAAGCAAAAAAGGAGGCTTTGTTAAGATTGCTACTATTAAAGAAGAAAGCAAGGAGTTAAAAAAAGAGCTAATTTTTGAAGCTGTGTTTGAAGAACTTGTTTTTTTAAAAGAAAGGGGAGTGAATTTAAACAAACTTTGCATTTTGTGTTGGAAAAATGCTGATGCTGACGAGCTTGTGGAGTTTTTAAAAACGCATCATTTCAAAGCCTTTACGCAAAGCGATATTAATCTTGCAAATAAAGCCAGTGTGGCTTTGCTTTTAAGCTATGCGAAATACTGCGTTTTTGGCGATGAACTTTATCTTGAACAATGCCTTAGTTTGCTAAATCCAGCTTCTTTAATGCAAGAGTATTCACTCAAAAGAGCCACAAAGGCTAGCGATTTAGAGGAGTTTAAAAAGAGGCTTTTTATCCCTGCTAAGCTTAGTTTAAGATTATATGAAAATCCAGCTAGCATTTGTCTTTATCTTATCAAAAAGCTTGGTTTAGATCTAAGTGATATAGCCTTGATCCAGTTTTTAGAATACGCAAGTAAGAAAGAAAATTTCCTCGAACTTTTGTTTGAGCCTTGCGGTGAAAAGATCTTAAATGAAGAAAATTTAGGCATTAGTATAATGACCTTGCATAAATCAAAGGGACTTGAGTTTGAAAGCGTGATCTTGCTTGATAGTCTTTCAACAAGAGAAAATTCAAATAAGGATAATTTGCTCTTTGAATTTGATATTGAAAAGGGCTTAGAGCTTCGCATTAGGGATAAATTTCGCTCAAGAACTAAAGAGAGTGATTTTGAAAATTTTATAGAAAAAAGCAAAAAAAATGACGCTGAGGATAAGCTTAATACCCTTTATGTGGCTATGACAAGGGCAAAAAATAATCTCATCATCATAAAAAATCCACCAAAACATTTTAGCTATTTTAACAGCGAGCTTTATTTAAATTTAGACTGCCAGCAAAGAGGAGAAATTATAGCTGATGAGCATGAAATTAAGCCTCAAAAAGAGCTTTTAGATGAACTTGAAGCCTTTGAGAAAATCCCTTTGCAAGAGCTTTCAAACAAAGAGCAAACAAGGAGCAAGGAAATCTTTTTTGGAGAGGCTTTTCATTTTTTAATGCAGCATATTGATATAAAAGAGGGGCAAAATTTAAATCTTATTTACGAGCAAATGGCTAAAAAATACAGGCATTTTTTAGATGAGCAGGCTTTAACTTCTATCTTTAAAAGAGCTAAAGCCTTGCTTTTTAATGAGGATTTTCAAAAATTGATTAAAAATAAGGAGCTTTTTAAGGAACAAAGCCTAAGTTTTGAGGGGCAAATCAAACAGCTTGACTTACTTTGTGTTGGAAATAAAGAAGTCTT